The Cheilinus undulatus linkage group 17, ASM1832078v1, whole genome shotgun sequence genomic sequence ACAAAAATTCTCCTTAGCTCTACATGTTTTTCCTGGTAATGTGACTCATGTTTGTTTGTAGCATTTTTATTCCAGGTCTTTTCCCACAAAAATATGTTGACAGCAACGTCTAAGTCTTGGTCAATGctcatattttattaaaattaagTTTCCAATCCTGAAACAATGCTAATGTACAGTATTATATTAACTATTGCAGTCTGCAGGAAGTCTTCAGTTCCTGAACAGGAAATTCAATCACAAGAAATGAGGAGAGACATTCATAGTTTGTGCTGAGTGGACGGGGAGAGTGAATTTACAAGAGCAAGAACATACTAGCTACACTATAAAATAATCAAAGACtcttgaaaaatgaaacaaagcacAAAATTACATTATAGCATCTACTCAAGAGAAATACAGCAATTATCCTGCTCAATTATAACTAATCAAGCAGTATTATTATAACCAGGTGTGTTTGTGCAAGCATCATTGGTGTGCATGAAAGCATCAGTACCATActgtttttcagtcattttcataCACGTCACTGCTGAGAATGTCATCGTAAATTAAATGCCTGTTGGAAATTTTACAAGTGGAATGCACAGAAGGAAAGCCCTCAGAAGAAGCAGCTTGTGTCTTCACTTTTGTCCTCCCAAAGGTGagagtttttgcatttttgcttgAGGGAGAGTTAGTGTGATTAGCTGCTGGACCCAGGTGGTCTCTGCGTATCGGGATCACCATGAGTCATCAACCCAAAGCACACAGTCATCTCCCAAAAGCACAGCCTTTCTTGCCTTGTAAAATGTCCAGTAAGTGAACACTGAACACGtactctcacacacaaacatgcagaatCGTGCACTGTAAAGtacatttatattttgtatGATTCTGAagagtgttttcttttaaagctgCCCTATGCCATGTATTCATATTTCATAAGTagacaaaaataatcttcagttttcatcaagattCCTTTTAGTGCTAAAAACTGGTGAAAGTGTAGGAGCAGAATACATTTCCCATCAAATGAACTTAAACAAGACAATCCATAACAGCccattttgacacaaaaacatCCAGCCAAGATTAATaatgcaatcatttattttattactgtTTGTAGTGGATATGAGTTTTATTTCCAAGGGAACTGTTTAATGTTATGCTACATCAGTAGAAACATAAAGCGTAAGGTCAAATATTTTCAGTACAATCAGAAATCTCAAAAGAATCATGCAACCTGATCAAATATACAGTATTTTCAAGTGGTTTCAGATAAAGCCTTTGAGGGCAACTGGCTCATTTATTGTGATCTATTACACAAAATATAACTGACAGCAAAACCAATGTATAACACAAATATTCCCAAATAGGATGGTGCCTGAGTCCAGAATATCTGATCTATGTAAAATTAGGGGTCTCATGTCATCAGGTTGATTTAGGCTCTGCAAGGTTCTATAAAACAATGCACAAATATAGCCCTACTAGCAAAACATGGCAACTTTTGTGTGGGACTTCCAGGTaaaaaaaagtgccaaagcTGAATCTACACCAGCTATAACGACCACTATGAAAAGCAGTAAGCCACATCTGGCTCTGTTTGTAGAAAAGAGAGAGCAGCATTCTACCTGTTGTAGTTCATATTGATATGTTTGTGCTGATGGTGATGTAGAGGCTCAAAGATAGTTTCGTTTGCCAAAGGAGGATCTGGTGGAAAGGTTTTGAGATCTCTGAATTAGCTTTTTGTCAAGTCCTTTCAGTTACTTTAAACTGCCTTGTGTTTGAAAGATGCTTGCCCTGCCTTGCCTTAATGTACGCACCAGATATGCACATGAACCATTTTCTGCAAGTCCAAaccaagtctcaagtctttagtCACAGGTTGAAGCCAAGTCCCAAGTCTCTTATGGTTGAAATGAGCGTTCTATGATCTGCTCCTGTCATCCAGGCTGCTCAGACCCCTGCATTACTTTATCTAAGGAATTCAAAGCatctaaaatattaaaatcagcAGCAACTGGTGGAGTAGcctttgttgttattgtctGCAGTCGGTTGGCCGTGGTGTGCACACGCGTATGCTAACATATGACTATTGGGGAAATAGTGGCAGGGGGACAGGatatttatccatccattttcgaCACTGCTTATTTTGTTGGGGGGCTGCTGGAGCCTATCACAGCTATCACTGGGCAAGAGGTGTAGAGGTTGGAcgtcagtcaatcacagggttgACATATAGCAACACACACCTACGGCctatttagagtcaccaatgaACCCagcaagcatgtctttggtggtgggaggaagccagagtattCAGCGAGAACTCACACCTGCACAGGGAGatcatgcaaactctgcacagaaaggccctgaccaggaagtgaaccaggaaccttcttactgtgaggaAACAGCGCTAAGCTGGGAGCAGCCAGGACAGGAGGTCATaacagaaaaatcaacaaacaaaaactgagcAACAGTCCCAACTCGCAAGCCTGAGTCATGTCCCAAGTTTTTTGGCCAACTCCAAGTCAAATCTCAAGTGACTGATGTGTCCAACTTAAGTGCAACTTGAGTCCAAGTTGTGGACTCAAGTTCCCATTTCTGATAGGCACCATTATGCTGTAACAATTATCAGCTTTTCAGATTTATAACGATGCAGGGAAACCTTGAGCAGGGCTGTCCAATAGgagaaaaatatgagaaataaaatgaaatttgaaatggaaatttattttttaaccccaCCCTCTGTCATATAGATGGGCAAtgggtacaaaaaaaaagaaaaaaaaaaacaataacaggaGTTAATATAGTAAAAACAGGTGTGTTGTATTTGGAGGTAAAACATCACtacaaaaaagaagaacagtttTGATCAAGTAAGTGGAAggtgagattaaaaaataattttgcagCTCTTGGctaaaagacaaaatgacgAAGTCTCGCAGGTCTaacagcagtttgtgaaatagtCAAGGAtggtttaaagtaaaaatgtatgTACAAGGAcatcatttttcccctttttccttGTGTTGTGGGAATAACCCATGCTTTCAAATGAAATTAATTAATCTGAAATACATGCTGAATGCCAtgaagaaaaggggaaaaatgtacTTTTGCACTAGCTTCTACATTGTACATTAGGGACAACTACTATGACATCAACTGTTGTGAGATTTGGTTGAAAAATCTAACATTCACAAACCTATTCAGCAGGAAGTGCTGATCATCGTTGTACTGATGGGACATGGGATacgatttttaaatcataaGAAGAGATTTACAGCGAGTGAACATTTGAATTTCTGCAGAAATCTACTtggttttcttcttctgctcctgAAAGAAGTCGTTGCAGGCGACAGTCAGGGCAGCCACCAATACAACAAACTCATTAAAATCCACCTCGTTGTCTTTGTTCGAGTCCAAGTCGTTCATGATTTTCTCCACCAGCATTGGATCCTTCTgagactgaaaacaaaacaaagaaaataatattattaattgAATTAGAATCTCTGTATAACATGGACTTGTAGGGTCTATAGTAAGAACACTTTAGGTCTCTGTACAAGCAATTAAAAATAGCTCCATCTGTCCACGTGTACGATGAGTAACATTCACACAGACGTTTGATTGATATTGGTGCTTCATATTGACTCAAGGCGAAAGCTGCCATCCGTGTCCAGAGGAGAGCAGAGTGATGTTTGTGCTAAATGAGCCATGAGCTGCAGCTGATCACACACCACATTAAGTGCTTTGCTCATTTCCTCAAGGGTTGAAAAACACGACACGGCTTTCCTTCCTCAAGCCCTCAAACCCCAGAGGAGGCGGTGATCTTTATGTCGTGGCATTCATTAGAGTCAACATTTTAGCAAAGGTTAAGGTTAGACTTTAAAATCCAATCCACAGTAAGACCAAGCTGATGTGGGATTCACTTTATGAGGAAAATATAAAAACGGtacaccctttttttttttttttttttttttaccatagtCTCTATTTAACACGTAAAATGAACACATGGTGTGAAAAGTAACTGcttcttaaaaaataatatttctcTAAGAAGATGtgttaaagtcagatttttgcAATGTGCTTATTATGAATCATCTTGCAGTAACACGGacattgcaattattttatgCAGCTCTAGTTCACATTAACACAAGTCAATTCTTGCATTATTCTACTGAAGGTTTATCTTGTGACTGCAGAATTTACAGACACAAGATTTCCGTTAAATCTTGGGTCATGATAGATTAATCATGACACTAAAATACAGGTTTATATAGAATGCTGATTTTGAAATAAGTGGCTAATCTGTGCctttaaatatatttgttttaaaaactatGATAGGGATGCATTGATCTAACATCAGTATTGGACGATGTCGGCCCTTTTTTGCAAGCACTCCCTATCAGCCAAATACTGTGCAGTGAACAGATATCAGTGTTTATCTGTTATGTCTAATCATTTTCATGTTGGCATCTAGTATATCCAGCTACTCAATCAGAAGATTTTTTATGGGGAAGAAGAAGTGACCAGTTGGAGAAACTCTGATATGTCTTAATGGCCACACATAAGAGGAAATGTTGGCATAGTGACCTCAAGAGAGGTGAtaaaaatatcagtatcagcatcaGCTGAATTGCTATGTAAACAATAGTACCAGCCCTTTACTTTCACAATCAGTGTATCTCTGACATTGAGTTATAATTATAATCCCATCCCTGTAAATCCATCACCTGAAAAtgacaaatgtttacaaaatgGATGCACTGTGTCATAATATTATTAGTTATTACTGTCATTGTGACTGTTCCTTTTTAATTCTGTATTCACaaaatatttactgtttttttaatactcaTTATGCCATAAATGCTgcatatattatatttatatcatatttttttttacaccttaacttttaaccaatattCCTAACTGATATTTATAATAATACCAATACCTGAGTGCCCTGTTTATTTGTATCTGTTTTTCTCTAACAATCTATTAATCTTGCTCCTCCATACTGCACATATAACATCCAATTGTCACTGGACCATTTTTGCACACACTAGTTTACCATGTCACTTAACACAAACACGTGTCACTTTAATTGCTATTGACTGCACAGAATGTAAATTGTACATACCTCCTGTCCTTTAGTAATACATTTTGATTtacttttagttatttattttattgtattttaccacctttcttctttgttgttgtggCAATGACAGAATTTCCTCTCTGGGCATTAATAAAGcattatcttatcttattcaTTTGACAAGCGCAGAGACCTggggggcaaaaaaaaaaaaaaaaaaaagttgtgacagCTACTATTGACCGCTGCAGTACTGAGCCTTTTACCCCCCATCTCCTGAAAATgacaactgcagaaaaactgaGATATTAATTTAAACTGCAAGTTTTTGTCACATAGACTCTATTTACAGGACACTAACTCTATTCAAATCACTAAGATGAGAAAAGTCAAAGCTCAAAATGAACTCTGGTGATGTTGATGTATCTGTCATagtgaattttttttcccttacaGAGTACGGACAGTTTTATGTATTTACAATGTGTTTGGGtcaataatgctgctgtttgggaaGTAAAGAGCAAGAAATTCACTTAACAGTGCTATCAGGATCCAGTCAGATGTCAGTCTGTGTAATAAAGTTGTAAATGCTAGTTAAAAGGCTGTcatttttcagttaaattaACAAAATGTTTGATGTAAGGATTAGAAGAAGCCAATTAAGCATGACTGTACTGTTCCCTAAAGAAACAGGAAAGCATCTGACAGCATTCATCTGCTTCTGCTCCTTtctttctctgggtttgtctcCCATTGCTTAGTGCATCCATCTAAAGAacaaatttatttaaactgaCAACTTCTCCAGTTTACAGcggtgtgaaacacatccatctggcgtgtcaagtTAAGGGATCTGCTGATTATCCAGAAAACAGATCTTCACAAAATTTTAGATATTAAACTTGACGACTATTTCAAGCAACGATAAAACAAAACCAACTCAATTAAAACTATTGAAACTTAAAGCTATTTTACAAGAAATGAAACCCTGCTGTCCTCTAAAGCTTTTTTTCAATCTGGCCTGGTTTAATCTTCCATAATTACAGCACATCCATCAACTGAATAAATCTTTATATATGCGGCAATGCATTGAGCCCTGCCCGGTTTCTCCAAGTTTCCTGTCTGAGGAAACTGAAAGTGATTGTTTCCTCACTGGGACTGCATCTACTCTCAGAGGTAACTCTGGCCCAAGGGGACTTGATGACATCATAAATGTCTATTTTTGGAGGGGATATGGGCCACTGATGATGATGCGTGAGCACCTGAGGCCTCCCATCCGCATGAGGAAGGACaagaagaaaattaaaaaatacatctgaaGGCATCAGAgacttgactctgtggcctggaATGGTTTTTCTTGACGTACTGGTCTCAATCATTTGGATTCGCAGGCCCGTACTCTCTGCtatcacacagactcagggtCCCAGGCTTATCTGAAATGACCTTATCCATCTCCTCCTTCTCATCCTTTATTTCCCACAGAGCTGTGATGTGAGGGCCGACAGCAGTTACACTTTAACAGCTGGATGGCAATCAGTGAGGACACAATTTCCTCAAACAAGGTCACCATGCTCTTTattaaatcatttgaaaatgATTATCTGATTCAGCTTTCAAGCTGAGGAGAAAAGAGCATGGGAATTATCCTTAATAAGCACATTAACATGATTAAGATCATTAAAGAtgaatcagaaaaataaaaagaattgaAGGCTCTAATAGTACTTGTGGTTTATTTTGCCTTCTTTTGGCTTTGTGCTATCAGGATTCTGTAACTCACCAGTATTTAACATGCAGTCTGTTTTGGGGAACTTCcataggggaaaaaaaatcaaactccaTCTACATGGCTGACTGGGTTGAGCAAAGTCCACTACTGTGTAGCTCCTTCTAGTACTACTTGTTTGAATAATATGTAGTCTGTAATCCTTCGAGCTTTAACAAGGTAGTTTTATTCTATTAACTTATCTGTGTTGCAGTGCATCCCAGAGTATTTGAGCAGTGAATGATGGGGGCAAAATTTCCTTGGGTTCAGGTCAGATGGTGCATGTCTCAGCATTAGTTCTGGTATACTGGTGGtaccaacataaaaaaaaaaaaaaaaaaaaaaaaacacttttagatGCACTTTTTTGGATGAAAAGATTAGATAGGTATCAAATGTGCATCTTATATGctgaattttacagtaaatactaAAAAACCTTATAAACAATTTGAGTactgtttgttagtttttaaatgtttccaaaataaatcttgtgtAATGATCCCTTTCTTTAGGAGCGTGTGTGTGACTGGTTTATTTCAAAGTTACAGCTCAGGTTTATCTTGGTGACACGTTGCTAACCTTTTACTATTTACAAGCTGAGACAGCCCAAGATCCTCGAGCAAAATGTCTGCTCACAGGTTCCTTTGTCATGATGAGAGGTGACgtctcctgacctcaactcttttttgaaatattgttttgCAAACTCTGTATTTATATGCTTATTTGCTCCTAAATgtatcctttttttctttgtggctTAAAGTGGATATACCAAGCTCATGTGATGTTATTATATgcatttttgtcctttgtttttcttttttgcatgtttttctctaGGAAAGCTCTTTGAAAAGAGACAGACTACAAAATGAGCAACTCTGTCTGTAAATCAGActgaaaagaccaaaaaaatcattaacatTCAGCAATAATGAAACTATAGTGAAACACTAGTTATTCttaacttttttcctcttgaaagGAGCTCCAGAAAAGCTGAGTTCCCCATAAGACCCATATAATTTAAAATACTGCTGTCAAAAACCAACATTGATTTTGTTTCGTAAAAAAAGacctaagaaaaaaatatgtccacatgtttgtgttattaaaatatatttgtatAACATTTCAATAAgtgtaataaaatcaataagtaTACGCAAATCTAATTTTACTACATCCAAGCAGTCAAAGCCCCCCAAATCCCCTGAGATCTCTGACTTTTCCTCCACTAATATTActaatgtgttttgttttcagttaacttttttttcatatttggatGGACTGTGAGGATCTGTGGATTAGACAATGAAGAAATTCTTCACATTGATGCCCATGAAAAAAAGTGCTGCAAAAAGAGGAGACACATCTACTTTTCAGAGATGCCAAAACcgatgtttaaaataatgttttagctTATAGCTGTTACCGATGCTTATTTAATTGCTTCTTTTGGTGTTACCCCACCACAATGCCaccattttctctcatgtttgatcatgaaaACTGATCAGATCTTGTACAACAGGTAACAACTTCTGCCCAACAATAAATCTCTACTCTAATCAGCACTTATGTGTGCTAAATGTTAGCATGAAATTGTTagcacaacagataaacatctgcatctgatatctgttcatgccctCATGGTTTACCAGTGGCTTACAGTATGTCTGTCAAAAGGGCTGATATTGGCCAATTCTGATGTTAAACCAAGTTAaacttattttcttaaaaaacatatttgaggatttttgctttatttagggaggacagctgaagaaagacaggaaatatggagagAAAGAGTATAGGAAGACATGTCACAGAAAGCACCGAGACTGGGAATCAATCCCGTGGACTCCAGTTGCTGTATATGGGTGCCTGCATCCCTTCTTCTTTAATTCAAATCTAACTTCTCCTACCTCACTTTGAAAAATGTGTTGTGACAATAATGAAAACAATAGGTCATATTATTACATCACTGTTGGTTAATTATCTCCCTCTTTAACTCCCTATTttcagtctgaaaaaaaaaaagaagccagaaaagactaaaacaaaaaaatgtaccaaGTCAAAAATGTGGCTTTACCGTGAGGAAGTCAGTGAGCTCGCTGTTCAACAGTTCCTTTAACTCGCCCTTGTTCAGCTTGTATTTGTCTCCATCGTTCCCTGAGTAGTTGTAGAAAACTGTAATCAGTGCATCCATCGCACCCTCAAGTTGGCTTGGCATTCTGCTGGATGGATGTTAACTCTGCTGCTAcctgaaatgaaaaatgttttagtttaaagaaacaaaaaaagatttaaaagggAGTAAAAAGTATCTTGTGAAGAGGTGTTCTCACCTGGTTAGAGTCCCGTTCAAATGTGATGAAAGGTGCGGAGGTACAGCTTGTTTATTAGAAAATGAGAGGCTAAGTGCGCCATCCTCTATCTTTGCTGCGTTAATTAATTCCACAGGTGAGACGCCCATGGTAACTGACTTTCTTTCCAGGTTTTAATCAAGGCTGTTAAGTGAAAAACATGTACCAGTGTAACCTCAGAGCTCCCACGAGAATTCACATATGTATCCACACTGCTTCCGCCCCTGAACTGACTCAGAGGATCTgttagaacctgtctgacaattTTGCATATAGGTATCCATAGAGAAGATCAATATAAAGAATCACACTTTTAACAGCAGTGTTCAAGGCATTTTTTTCAGATCCCAGTGGTCTGACAGTATGTTGACTCAAGTTTAGCTGCATTTATGTGAATGAACAACAGGAAACAAGAAACTGTTTAGTATGATCCTGGTGACATGATAGAGTATGACTGTAGCCGTGTGTTTCTGTGGCCCTGGTGTACCCTCATCTCTGGAAACTTGCAGCAGACATGTCTCTTGttaatgagaaacagcacagggGAAATAAGATCTAAAATAGATGTGACATGCTATACTCAGGGGACACTACAGgtttccatttttgtttccttttctcttctccatgaGTCATGAGTTGACAGAAAACAGTGTCTCAAATGTTTTCACGACATACGCTGAcgcatttattcatttattcactaAACTTAAGATCAATTTTGGGTGTATTCACGTTTCTATTTCTACGTCAGTTCAATGGGTAATGTACTTTTGACGACACTACCATTAATTGGTATGACTTGAACTACCACCTGGCAATTAAATGCTCTTTATGATGACTTAAGGGATGTACTTTTAAGAAATTATCTTccattaatgtttatttttttacttcttgCTGGATGATTATGAAAACTTGAGTTTTGCTTTGGAAAGGGGATTTTTGTAGCAGATTTCATCTGCAAAGCCTGGCACAAAAGGCAGAATGTACTATTTAATACTGAGCTGTAAAAAGAACATGTAACTTCATAATGGCTTGTAATGTATTGGTTTGTTGGAAAATTG encodes the following:
- the s100z gene encoding protein S100-Z, with amino-acid sequence MPSQLEGAMDALITVFYNYSGNDGDKYKLNKGELKELLNSELTDFLTSQKDPMLVEKIMNDLDSNKDNEVDFNEFVVLVAALTVACNDFFQEQKKKTK